From Microlunatus capsulatus, a single genomic window includes:
- the hemL gene encoding glutamate-1-semialdehyde 2,1-aminomutase, which translates to MTVTPTSSPLPDTSVDARSAAAFARAQQVTPGGVNSPVRAFLSVGGTPRFIARASGPYLYDVDGNELVDLICSWGPMLLGHAHPEVIGAVAEAASHGTSYGAPTTAEVELAAEIIDRTPVEQVRLVNSGTEATMSVLRLARGITGRDKVVKFAGCYHGHVDALLAAAGSGVATLAIPGSPGVTEATTADTLVLPYNDRAAVREAFAAYGDQIACLFTEAAAGNMGVVPPGVEDGVGFNRFLADLCHEHGALFVSDEVMTGFRVSRSGQFGLDGVTPDLMTFGKVMGGGFPAAAFGGRAELMQSLAPVGGVYQAGTLSGNPVASTAGLTTLRLATDAVYAHVDRAAARLQAEVATALGAAGVPHVIQAAGNLFSVFFVPEGVTSVPDYATASSQDTAAYAAFFHAMLDSGVYLPPSAYEGWFLSAAHDDRALDRVVSALPRASAAAAAAAGGRG; encoded by the coding sequence ATGACCGTCACGCCCACGTCGAGCCCGCTGCCCGACACCTCCGTCGACGCGCGGTCGGCCGCCGCGTTCGCCCGCGCCCAGCAGGTCACCCCCGGCGGGGTGAACTCGCCCGTCCGGGCGTTCCTCTCCGTCGGCGGCACGCCCCGCTTCATCGCGCGGGCCTCGGGGCCCTACCTCTACGACGTCGACGGCAACGAGCTCGTCGACCTCATCTGCTCGTGGGGGCCGATGCTGCTGGGGCACGCCCACCCCGAGGTGATCGGCGCGGTGGCCGAGGCGGCCTCGCACGGCACCTCCTACGGCGCGCCGACGACGGCCGAGGTCGAGCTGGCCGCCGAGATCATCGACCGCACCCCGGTGGAGCAGGTCCGGCTGGTCAACTCCGGCACCGAGGCCACCATGTCGGTGCTGCGGCTGGCCCGCGGGATCACCGGCCGGGACAAGGTCGTCAAGTTCGCCGGCTGCTACCACGGCCACGTCGACGCCCTGCTCGCCGCGGCGGGCTCCGGCGTCGCCACCCTCGCGATCCCGGGCTCGCCCGGCGTCACGGAGGCCACCACCGCCGACACGCTCGTGCTGCCCTACAACGACCGGGCCGCGGTCCGCGAGGCCTTCGCCGCCTACGGCGACCAGATCGCCTGCCTGTTCACCGAGGCGGCCGCCGGGAACATGGGCGTCGTCCCCCCGGGCGTCGAGGACGGCGTCGGCTTCAACCGGTTCCTCGCCGACCTCTGCCACGAGCACGGGGCCCTCTTCGTCTCCGACGAGGTGATGACCGGCTTCCGGGTCAGCCGCTCGGGCCAGTTCGGCCTCGACGGCGTCACGCCCGACCTGATGACCTTCGGCAAGGTGATGGGCGGCGGCTTCCCGGCCGCGGCCTTCGGCGGCCGGGCCGAGCTCATGCAGAGCCTCGCGCCCGTCGGCGGGGTCTACCAGGCCGGCACGCTCTCGGGGAACCCCGTGGCCAGCACCGCCGGCCTGACGACGCTGCGGCTGGCCACCGACGCGGTCTACGCCCACGTCGACCGGGCCGCCGCCCGGCTGCAGGCCGAGGTGGCCACCGCCCTCGGCGCCGCCGGCGTGCCGCACGTCATCCAGGCCGCCGGGAACTTGTTCAGCGTCTTCTTCGTGCCCGAGGGCGTGACCTCCGTCCCCGACTACGCCACCGCGTCGTCCCAGGACACCGCCGCCTACGCCGCGTTCTTCCACGCGATGCTCGACTCCGGGGTCTACCTGCCGCCGAGCGCCTACGAGGGCTGGTTCCTCTCCGCCGCGCACGACGACCGGGCCCTGGACCGGGTCGTCAGCGCGCTGCCGCGGGCCTCCGCTGCCGCGGCCGCTGCCGCGGGCGGGAGAGGATGA
- a CDS encoding glutaredoxin family protein — protein sequence MTAGGAPAQERVLVLTRPGCHLCEQAVEVVSRVCAETGTGWSTQDITTDAELLRRYTDEVPVTFVDGTQHDFWAVDPARLRAALAGKA from the coding sequence ATGACGGCCGGCGGGGCGCCGGCCCAGGAGCGGGTGCTGGTGCTGACCCGGCCGGGCTGCCACCTCTGCGAGCAGGCGGTGGAGGTCGTCTCCCGGGTGTGCGCCGAGACGGGGACGGGCTGGTCCACCCAGGACATCACCACCGACGCCGAGCTGCTGCGCCGCTACACCGACGAGGTGCCGGTGACCTTCGTGGACGGCACGCAGCACGACTTCTGGGCCGTGGACCCGGCCCGGTTGCGCGCGGCGCTGGCGGGTAAGGCCTAG
- a CDS encoding redox-sensing transcriptional repressor Rex, which yields MSSAETLREARDDAHPNPAETAPDPAAGETAPRGIPDATVARLPVYLRALAQLSAGGTVTVSSGELAEAAGVGPAQLRKDLSLLGSYGTRGVGYDVAHLRFEVARALGEAEEWPVVIVGLGNLGTALANYSGFRSRGFRVVGLVDPDPALVGRRIHGLAITDLRDLEDLLARTGAVIGVVATPSEAAQDVTDRLVRRGVTSILNFAPVPLAVPDGVHVRKVDLGQELQILAYHEHRRAEDGGTRAGPAAGPGTIEPVDAGDPNPVPVPAGAPARALAHSAGHTEDED from the coding sequence GTGTCTTCCGCCGAGACCTTGCGTGAGGCTCGTGACGACGCACACCCGAACCCCGCGGAGACCGCACCCGACCCGGCCGCCGGCGAGACGGCGCCCCGGGGGATCCCTGACGCCACCGTGGCCCGGCTGCCGGTCTACCTCCGGGCCCTGGCCCAGCTCTCCGCCGGGGGCACCGTCACCGTCAGCAGCGGCGAGCTGGCCGAGGCGGCCGGCGTCGGGCCCGCGCAGCTGCGCAAGGACCTCTCCCTGCTGGGCTCCTACGGCACCCGGGGCGTCGGCTACGACGTCGCCCACCTGCGCTTCGAGGTCGCGCGGGCGCTCGGGGAGGCCGAGGAGTGGCCGGTGGTCATCGTCGGGCTCGGCAACCTCGGCACCGCGCTGGCCAACTACTCGGGGTTCCGCTCCCGGGGCTTCCGCGTCGTCGGGCTCGTCGACCCCGACCCGGCGCTGGTCGGGCGGCGCATCCACGGGCTGGCCATCACCGACCTCCGCGACCTCGAGGACCTGCTGGCCCGGACCGGGGCGGTGATCGGGGTGGTGGCGACGCCGTCGGAGGCCGCCCAGGACGTCACCGACCGGCTGGTCCGCCGCGGGGTCACCAGCATCCTCAACTTCGCGCCGGTCCCGCTGGCCGTGCCGGACGGCGTGCACGTGCGCAAGGTGGACCTCGGCCAGGAGCTGCAGATCCTCGCCTACCACGAGCACCGCCGGGCCGAGGACGGTGGGACGCGCGCTGGTCCCGCCGCCGGCCCGGGCACCATCGAGCCGGTGGACGCCGGCGACCCGAACCCCGTGCCGGTGCCGGCGGGCGCTCCCGCCCGCGCCCTGGCGCACTCCGCAGGTCACACCGAGGACGAGGACTGA
- a CDS encoding glutamyl-tRNA reductase encodes MSILVVSVSHRSTSVGMLSRLAMDATATAALAEQLVASDHVDEAVVLSTCNRTELYASVSRFHGGLDDAVEALAGVAGLSVSELRTLCAVFFDEGAVAHTFSVTAGLDSVVLGESQILGQVRTALSVCQAAGTVGTVLNSLFQQALRVGKRVQTETGIGSAGRSLVTAAYDLLATERGGLEGRRVLVVGAGQMAGLAARTAAAAGAHVSCANRTLARAERLAEAVGGHAVPLDQLDAALAGTDVLVTCTGARSMSISADQLAGTPVTGVVDLALPPDVSEDVHTLGISLVNLDRLVAGRDDESGSGEVAEARALVRAEVRDFLGLRRAAQVAPTVVALRSMASEVVAGEMARLSSRLPALGDRERDEVQRTVRRVVDKLLHQPTVRVQELSTDPDAVDYAAALRELFALDPQTVAAVMSAEVPSA; translated from the coding sequence ATGAGCATTCTGGTGGTGAGCGTCTCGCACCGCTCGACGAGCGTGGGCATGCTGTCGAGGCTGGCGATGGACGCCACCGCGACGGCGGCCCTGGCCGAGCAGCTGGTGGCCTCCGACCACGTCGACGAGGCGGTGGTGCTGTCCACCTGCAACCGGACCGAGCTCTACGCGTCGGTCTCGCGCTTCCACGGCGGCCTCGACGACGCCGTCGAGGCGCTGGCCGGGGTGGCCGGCCTCAGCGTCTCCGAGCTGCGGACCCTGTGCGCGGTGTTCTTCGACGAGGGCGCGGTGGCCCACACCTTCTCGGTGACCGCCGGGCTGGACTCGGTCGTGCTGGGGGAGAGCCAGATCCTCGGCCAGGTCCGGACGGCGCTCAGCGTCTGCCAGGCCGCCGGCACCGTCGGCACCGTGCTCAACTCGCTGTTCCAGCAGGCGCTGCGGGTGGGCAAGCGCGTGCAGACCGAGACGGGCATCGGCTCGGCCGGCCGCTCCCTGGTCACCGCCGCCTACGACCTGCTGGCCACCGAGCGCGGCGGGCTCGAGGGCCGCCGGGTGCTCGTGGTCGGGGCGGGGCAGATGGCCGGCCTGGCCGCCCGGACCGCCGCCGCGGCCGGCGCCCACGTCAGCTGCGCCAACCGGACGCTGGCCAGGGCCGAGCGGCTCGCCGAGGCCGTCGGCGGCCATGCCGTGCCGCTCGACCAGCTGGACGCCGCCCTCGCCGGCACCGACGTGCTCGTCACCTGCACGGGCGCCCGCTCGATGAGCATCAGCGCCGACCAGCTGGCCGGCACCCCGGTCACCGGCGTCGTCGACCTCGCCCTGCCGCCCGACGTCTCCGAGGACGTGCACACCCTCGGCATCAGCCTGGTCAACCTCGACCGGCTGGTCGCCGGCCGCGACGACGAGTCCGGCTCGGGCGAGGTCGCCGAGGCCCGCGCGCTGGTCCGCGCCGAGGTCCGCGACTTCCTGGGCCTGCGCCGCGCCGCCCAGGTGGCCCCCACCGTCGTCGCGCTGCGCTCGATGGCCTCGGAGGTGGTGGCGGGGGAGATGGCCCGGCTCAGCAGCCGGCTGCCCGCGCTCGGCGACCGCGAGCGCGACGAGGTGCAGCGCACCGTCCGCCGGGTCGTCGACAAGCTGCTGCACCAGCCCACCGTCCGGGTCCAGGAGCTCTCCACCGACCCCGACGCCGTCGACTACGCCGCCGCCCTGCGCGAGCTGTTCGCGCTGGACCCGCAGACCGTGGCGGCCGTGATGTCGGCCGAGGTCCCGTCCGCGTGA
- a CDS encoding class I adenylate-forming enzyme family protein produces MQSAQPGVPLVTVPPARSGAWSNVADLVAARAAERPDATALVQPAPPAGPAPRRTLTWAALDARVSAVAAGLSASGLLAGQRVGLLGPASADWVVGYLAALRAGVVVVPLDPGAPPGQTAAALAGTGARVLLAPDGVAVPDGVTRLPLSEDGLAALAADPALVSSPADVESLAVLLATAGTSGRARAAMLTHRALLAHVEHVGRLGVLGPDDVLLATLPLFHVFGLNAVLGGWLGSGARLVLADGPREGLAALVRAEGVTDLPLAPSTLARLLAEPDLDAGLGRLTTVVAGAAPLAEELAAAFEARTGLRVERGYGLTEAAPGVTATFGGTGGGPGHVGPPLPGVEVRVDGEPGEPGEIAVRGANLFSGYWPDGTGGPDADGWFATGDIGYLADGELVLVDRARELVVVDGFHVYPAEVEHAIMELPGVEAAAVVGRPDARSGEQLVAFVEGRGLSAERVEAHCGQRLARFKRPVAVHVLDALPRGATGKIRKGLLREMTRTEQDRA; encoded by the coding sequence GTGCAGAGCGCGCAGCCGGGCGTCCCGCTCGTCACCGTGCCGCCGGCCCGGTCCGGAGCCTGGTCCAACGTGGCCGACCTCGTCGCCGCCCGCGCCGCCGAGCGGCCCGACGCCACCGCGCTCGTGCAGCCCGCACCCCCCGCCGGCCCCGCCCCCCGCCGCACCCTCACCTGGGCCGCGCTGGACGCCCGCGTCAGCGCCGTCGCCGCCGGGCTCAGCGCGTCCGGCCTGCTCGCCGGCCAGCGCGTCGGCCTGCTCGGCCCGGCCTCGGCGGACTGGGTGGTGGGCTACCTGGCCGCGCTGCGGGCCGGGGTGGTCGTCGTCCCGCTCGACCCCGGCGCCCCGCCCGGGCAGACCGCTGCCGCGCTGGCCGGAACCGGCGCGCGCGTGCTGCTGGCGCCCGACGGCGTCGCGGTCCCGGACGGCGTGACCCGCCTCCCGCTGTCCGAGGACGGCCTGGCCGCGCTGGCCGCCGACCCGGCCCTGGTCAGCTCCCCGGCCGACGTCGAGAGCCTCGCCGTGCTGCTCGCCACCGCGGGCACCTCCGGCCGGGCCCGCGCCGCGATGCTCACCCACCGGGCGCTGCTGGCCCACGTCGAGCACGTCGGCCGGCTCGGCGTGCTGGGGCCCGACGACGTCCTGCTGGCCACGCTGCCGCTGTTCCACGTCTTCGGCCTGAACGCGGTGCTGGGCGGCTGGCTGGGCTCGGGCGCCCGGCTGGTCCTCGCCGACGGCCCGCGGGAGGGCCTCGCCGCCCTGGTCCGGGCCGAGGGCGTGACCGACCTGCCGCTCGCCCCCTCGACGCTGGCGCGGCTGCTGGCCGAGCCCGACCTCGACGCCGGCCTGGGCCGGCTGACCACCGTCGTCGCCGGGGCCGCCCCGCTGGCCGAGGAGCTGGCGGCGGCCTTCGAGGCCCGGACGGGGCTGCGGGTGGAGCGCGGGTACGGGCTCACCGAGGCCGCGCCCGGGGTGACCGCGACGTTCGGCGGCACGGGCGGCGGGCCCGGCCACGTCGGCCCGCCGCTGCCCGGGGTCGAGGTGCGGGTCGACGGCGAGCCCGGCGAGCCGGGCGAGATCGCCGTCCGCGGCGCCAACCTGTTCTCCGGCTACTGGCCCGACGGCACGGGCGGCCCCGACGCCGACGGCTGGTTCGCCACCGGCGACATCGGCTACCTCGCCGACGGCGAGCTGGTCCTGGTGGACCGGGCGCGCGAGCTGGTGGTCGTCGACGGCTTCCACGTGTACCCCGCCGAGGTGGAGCACGCCATCATGGAGCTGCCCGGGGTCGAGGCCGCCGCGGTGGTCGGCCGGCCCGACGCGCGCAGCGGTGAGCAGCTGGTCGCGTTCGTCGAGGGGCGCGGGCTGAGCGCCGAGCGCGTCGAGGCCCACTGCGGGCAGCGGCTGGCCCGGTTCAAGCGGCCGGTGGCCGTGCACGTCCTGGACGCGCTCCCGCGGGGGGCCACGGGGAAGATCCGGAAGGGGTTGCTGAGAGAGATGACGCGCACCGAGCAGGACCGGGCATGA
- a CDS encoding uroporphyrinogen-III synthase, with amino-acid sequence MSTSSVQHPGTTSPAAPAARGRVIFVGTGPGDPDLLTLGAIAALADASAVILDTDRQSEILAHPAVKVAAEAEVSILGTTEAGRPLSPSVRAKFVLKHASAGSRVVRLVTGDPFLDNAVADEAAACVKGGIDFEVVPGVSSLTAVPEYAGIDLIHSGGVQFASVTDGKFSKANTSQWGGAATVVCSTLVSMVGSLVDAAKAAGRPGTDHVVVTLHGGSTEQITLPSTLDELVLAVDSIKAPPNDPLHVILGAAAEQRRELSWYETKPLFGWKVLVPRTKDQAAPMVARLRTYGAHSEEVPTISVEPPRSPLQMDKAVRGLVEGRYEWVAFTSVNAVKAVREKFEEYGLDARAFSGLKVAAVGSVTAEALRGWGIEPDLVPQGEQSAAGLAAEFPPFDEVLDPINRVFLPRADIATETLTAGLTELGWEVEDVTAYRTVRATPPPAPVREAIKTGKFDAVVFTSSSTVRNLVGIAGKPHASTIIAVIGPATAKTCEEHGLRVDVVAGKPSVVDLADALAAFAAERRDAFLAEGEPVLKPSQRRTSPRRRV; translated from the coding sequence GTGAGCACATCCTCGGTGCAGCACCCCGGCACCACCTCTCCCGCCGCCCCCGCGGCCCGCGGCCGCGTCATCTTCGTCGGCACCGGCCCGGGCGACCCCGACCTGCTGACCCTGGGCGCCATCGCCGCCCTCGCCGACGCCAGCGCCGTCATCCTCGACACCGACCGGCAGTCCGAGATCCTGGCGCACCCCGCCGTCAAGGTGGCCGCGGAGGCCGAGGTCTCCATCCTGGGCACCACCGAGGCCGGCCGGCCGCTGTCCCCGTCGGTGCGGGCCAAGTTCGTGCTCAAGCACGCCTCGGCCGGCTCCCGCGTGGTCCGCCTCGTCACCGGCGACCCGTTCCTGGACAACGCCGTCGCCGACGAGGCCGCGGCCTGCGTCAAGGGCGGCATCGACTTCGAGGTGGTGCCGGGCGTCTCCAGCCTGACCGCCGTCCCCGAGTACGCGGGCATCGACCTCATCCACTCCGGCGGCGTGCAGTTCGCCTCCGTCACCGACGGCAAGTTCAGCAAGGCCAACACCTCCCAGTGGGGAGGGGCGGCCACCGTCGTCTGCAGCACCCTGGTCTCGATGGTCGGCTCGCTGGTCGACGCGGCCAAGGCCGCCGGCCGCCCGGGCACCGACCACGTCGTCGTCACCCTGCACGGCGGCAGCACCGAGCAGATCACGCTGCCCAGCACGCTCGACGAGCTCGTGCTGGCCGTCGACTCGATCAAGGCCCCGCCGAACGACCCGCTGCACGTCATCCTCGGCGCGGCCGCCGAGCAGCGCCGCGAGCTCAGCTGGTACGAGACCAAGCCGCTGTTCGGCTGGAAGGTGCTGGTGCCCCGCACCAAGGACCAGGCCGCCCCGATGGTCGCGCGGCTGCGCACCTACGGCGCGCACAGCGAGGAGGTGCCGACCATCTCCGTCGAGCCGCCCCGCAGCCCGCTGCAGATGGACAAGGCCGTCCGCGGCCTCGTCGAGGGCCGCTACGAGTGGGTCGCCTTCACCTCGGTCAACGCCGTCAAGGCCGTCCGGGAGAAGTTCGAGGAGTACGGCCTCGACGCCCGCGCCTTCTCCGGCCTCAAGGTCGCCGCCGTCGGCTCGGTCACCGCCGAGGCGCTGCGCGGCTGGGGCATCGAGCCCGACCTGGTCCCCCAGGGCGAGCAGTCCGCCGCCGGCCTGGCCGCGGAGTTCCCGCCCTTCGACGAGGTGCTGGACCCCATCAACCGGGTGTTCCTGCCCCGCGCCGACATCGCCACCGAGACCCTCACCGCCGGGCTGACCGAGCTGGGCTGGGAGGTCGAGGACGTGACGGCCTACCGGACCGTCCGCGCCACCCCGCCGCCGGCCCCGGTCCGCGAGGCCATCAAGACCGGCAAGTTCGACGCGGTCGTCTTCACCTCGTCCTCCACCGTCCGCAACCTCGTCGGCATCGCCGGCAAGCCGCACGCCTCGACCATCATCGCGGTGATCGGGCCGGCCACGGCGAAGACCTGCGAGGAGCACGGGCTGCGGGTCGACGTCGTCGCCGGCAAGCCGTCGGTGGTCGACCTGGCCGACGCGCTGGCGGCCTTCGCGGCCGAGCGGCGCGACGCCTTCCTGGCCGAGGGCGAGCCCGTCCTCAAGCCGTCGCAGAGGCGCACGTCACCCCGTCGGCGGGTGTGA
- the hemC gene encoding hydroxymethylbilane synthase, whose amino-acid sequence MSSATGTRVLRIGARTSPLARAQVELVAGLLAARGVPSSFVGVTTRGDVDQRALTEIGGTGVFAGAVRDALRHGEIDVAVHSLKDLPTAPDPDLEVVAVPEREDTRDVLVGRRLADLDDGARVGTGAPRRAVQLEDWAAREGRRVVVVAVRGNVDTRLGLVRSGQVDAVVLAAAGLRRLGYLEFDEVAENSDTVVTNAVVKDLPAEILPLSLMLPAPGQGALALEVAHALDPELKEHVRALDHAVSHAEARAERAFLARLEAGCTAPVGARAVVKSVRGTSHDLTLSAVIGRTLLSSVVTAPGSAPAPLRLEAEGFSENPEDFGMRHASGVLATLQSDDRPAPRST is encoded by the coding sequence GTGAGCTCGGCGACCGGCACCCGGGTGCTGCGGATCGGGGCCCGCACGTCGCCGCTGGCCCGGGCCCAGGTCGAGCTGGTGGCCGGCCTGCTCGCCGCCCGCGGCGTCCCCTCCAGCTTCGTCGGGGTGACCACCCGTGGTGACGTCGACCAGCGGGCGCTGACCGAGATCGGCGGCACCGGCGTCTTCGCCGGCGCGGTCCGCGACGCGCTGCGGCACGGCGAGATCGACGTCGCCGTGCACTCCCTCAAGGACCTGCCCACTGCGCCCGACCCCGACCTCGAGGTCGTCGCCGTGCCCGAGCGCGAGGACACCCGCGACGTGCTGGTCGGCCGCCGGCTGGCCGACCTCGACGACGGCGCCCGGGTGGGCACCGGTGCACCGCGGCGGGCCGTGCAGCTGGAGGACTGGGCCGCGCGGGAAGGTCGCCGCGTCGTCGTGGTGGCCGTCCGCGGCAACGTCGACACCCGGCTGGGACTGGTCCGCAGCGGCCAGGTCGACGCCGTCGTGCTGGCCGCGGCCGGGCTGCGCCGGCTCGGATATCTGGAATTCGACGAGGTCGCCGAGAATTCCGACACCGTTGTCACAAACGCGGTGGTGAAAGACCTGCCCGCGGAAATCCTGCCGTTGTCGCTCATGCTGCCCGCCCCGGGGCAGGGCGCGCTGGCCCTGGAGGTGGCGCACGCGCTCGACCCGGAGCTCAAGGAGCACGTCCGCGCGCTCGACCACGCGGTCAGCCACGCGGAGGCGCGCGCCGAGCGGGCGTTCCTCGCCCGGCTCGAGGCCGGCTGCACGGCCCCGGTGGGTGCGCGCGCGGTTGTCAAGTCCGTCCGTGGTACAAGTCACGATTTGACTCTGAGCGCGGTAATTGGGAGAACGTTACTGAGCAGCGTGGTGACCGCTCCCGGAAGTGCTCCGGCGCCACTTCGTCTCGAGGCCGAGGGATTCTCAGAAAACCCCGAGGATTTCGGGATGAGGCACGCCAGCGGGGTACTGGCCACTCTGCAGTCCGACGACCGACCTGCCCCCCGCTCGACCTAA
- a CDS encoding histidine phosphatase family protein codes for MTPTSPASPAGTRTVVHLVRHGEVFNPAGLLYGRLPDYHLSDLGQQMAGLVAEDLRTRDITHLRCSPLERAQETIEPLATALGLPVTTDERVIEADNQLQGLKVTGSALIRNPKSWWLFRNALRPTWGEPYREIVARMRLAVRDAAAAAAGHEAVIVSHQLPIWMARCDAEGRRLFHDPRRRECRLASVTSLTVVDGRVSGVSYREPAASLYTAPVPTKFVAGS; via the coding sequence GTGACCCCGACCTCCCCCGCGTCCCCCGCCGGCACCCGGACCGTCGTCCACCTGGTCCGCCACGGCGAGGTGTTCAACCCCGCCGGGCTGCTCTACGGGCGGCTCCCCGACTACCACCTCTCCGACCTGGGCCAGCAGATGGCCGGCCTGGTCGCCGAGGACCTGCGGACCCGCGACATCACCCACCTGCGCTGCTCCCCGCTGGAGCGGGCGCAGGAGACGATCGAGCCGCTCGCGACCGCCCTCGGGCTGCCGGTGACCACCGACGAGCGGGTCATCGAGGCCGACAACCAGCTGCAGGGCCTCAAGGTGACGGGCTCGGCGCTGATCCGCAACCCGAAGAGCTGGTGGCTGTTCCGCAACGCGCTGCGGCCTACCTGGGGCGAGCCGTACCGCGAGATCGTGGCCCGGATGCGGCTCGCCGTCCGCGACGCCGCCGCCGCGGCCGCCGGCCACGAGGCCGTCATCGTCTCCCACCAGCTGCCCATCTGGATGGCCCGCTGCGACGCGGAGGGCCGTCGGCTCTTCCACGACCCCCGCCGCCGCGAGTGCCGGCTGGCCAGCGTCACCTCCCTGACCGTCGTCGACGGCCGGGTCAGCGGCGTCAGCTACCGCGAGCCGGCGGCGTCGCTGTACACCGCCCCGGTGCCGACGAAGTTCGTCGCGGGCTCCTAG
- a CDS encoding TlpA family protein disulfide reductase, producing the protein MRPTTPAALLRAVVVGVALVVLAGCTTTGSDEGTRSAGQEGYVGVRGNLTQIAPADRVELPVVSGTSLDGKPLSTADFRGQVLVINVWGSWCAPCRAEAPALKGASEATKGRAQFLGITTRDNDPAQARAFVRAFDIGYPSIYDPDGKALLQFSGTLPPSAIPSTLIVDAQGRLAARVLGEISQLTLVTMIDQVAAE; encoded by the coding sequence GTGCGCCCCACCACCCCGGCCGCCCTGCTGCGCGCCGTCGTGGTGGGGGTGGCGCTCGTCGTCCTCGCCGGCTGCACGACCACCGGGTCGGACGAGGGCACCCGCAGCGCCGGGCAGGAGGGCTACGTCGGGGTGCGGGGCAACCTCACCCAGATCGCCCCCGCCGACCGCGTCGAGCTGCCGGTGGTGAGCGGGACGTCGCTGGACGGGAAGCCGCTCTCGACGGCCGACTTCCGCGGCCAGGTCCTCGTCATCAACGTCTGGGGCTCCTGGTGCGCGCCGTGCCGGGCCGAGGCGCCGGCCCTGAAGGGGGCCAGCGAGGCGACGAAGGGGCGCGCCCAGTTCCTCGGCATCACCACCCGGGACAACGACCCGGCCCAGGCCCGGGCCTTCGTCCGCGCCTTCGACATCGGCTACCCGAGCATCTACGACCCCGACGGCAAGGCCCTGCTGCAGTTCTCCGGCACGCTGCCGCCCTCGGCCATCCCGTCGACGCTGATCGTCGACGCGCAGGGCCGGCTGGCCGCGCGCGTCCTCGGCGAGATCTCCCAGCTGACGCTGGTCACGATGATCGACCAGGTGGCCGCGGAGTGA
- the hemB gene encoding porphobilinogen synthase: MTTPDQRPARSLPHRPRRLRTSPVMRAMVAETTLEPRRLVLPAFVAEGLAEPRPISSMPGVVQHTLDTLRRAAVDAAQAGLAGVMLFGVPEHKDARGSGALDPDGILTRAITAVRSEVGDDLLVMSDVCLDEFTDHGHCGVLTPSGVVDNDATVEIFAQMAVLHAWAGAHVVGPSGMMDGQVGAIRAALDADGAQDTTIMAYAAKFTSAFYGPFREAVDSSLTGDRKTYQQDGANVREALREVALDVAEGADIVMVKPALAYLDVIRAVAEVSPVPVAAYNISGEMAMVEAAAANGWIAREPAIAETLTSIRRAGADVVLTYWAQEWAERYHRGTTR; the protein is encoded by the coding sequence ATGACGACCCCCGACCAGCGCCCGGCCCGCTCCCTGCCGCACCGCCCCCGGCGGCTGCGGACGTCTCCCGTCATGCGGGCGATGGTGGCCGAGACGACGCTCGAGCCGCGCCGGCTGGTGCTGCCCGCCTTCGTCGCCGAGGGTCTGGCGGAGCCGCGGCCGATCAGCTCGATGCCCGGCGTCGTCCAGCACACCCTGGACACGCTGCGCCGGGCCGCGGTCGACGCGGCGCAGGCCGGTCTGGCCGGGGTGATGCTCTTCGGCGTCCCCGAGCACAAGGACGCGCGGGGGAGCGGGGCGCTCGACCCGGACGGCATCCTCACCCGGGCCATCACCGCCGTCCGCAGCGAGGTCGGTGACGACCTGCTGGTGATGAGCGACGTCTGCCTCGACGAGTTCACCGACCACGGGCACTGCGGGGTGCTGACCCCCTCGGGCGTCGTCGACAACGACGCCACCGTCGAGATCTTCGCCCAGATGGCCGTCCTGCACGCCTGGGCCGGCGCCCACGTCGTCGGGCCCAGCGGTATGATGGATGGCCAGGTCGGCGCCATCCGCGCGGCGCTGGACGCCGACGGGGCGCAGGACACGACGATCATGGCCTACGCCGCGAAGTTCACCTCCGCCTTCTACGGCCCGTTCCGGGAGGCGGTGGACTCCTCGCTCACCGGGGACCGCAAGACCTACCAGCAGGACGGCGCCAACGTCCGCGAGGCGCTGCGCGAGGTCGCCCTCGACGTGGCCGAGGGTGCCGACATCGTCATGGTGAAGCCCGCGCTGGCCTACCTCGACGTCATCCGCGCCGTCGCCGAGGTCTCGCCCGTCCCCGTGGCGGCCTACAACATCTCCGGCGAGATGGCGATGGTCGAGGCGGCCGCCGCGAACGGCTGGATCGCCCGCGAGCCCGCGATCGCCGAGACCCTGACGTCGATCCGCCGTGCCGGCGCCGACGTCGTGCTGACCTACTGGGCCCAGGAGTGGGCCGAGCGCTACCACCGAGGGACCACCCGATGA